In Pseudovibrio brasiliensis, the following are encoded in one genomic region:
- a CDS encoding ferredoxin--NADP reductase has protein sequence MNQIIKGAELESAVPANVFVETVTEVTHFTDRLFRFKISRPTSFRFRSGEFVMIGLMIDGKPLFRAYSIASPSWDEELEFFSIKVPDGPLTQHLQKIKEGDHILLKKKSTGTLVLDALSPAKRLYMFSSGTGIAPFASLIRDPETYEKFEEVILTHTTREISELRYGEELVADITNDPLIGEVAAGKLHLYNSVTRERFKREGRITHLIESGKLFDDLSVPPLDVAEDRAMICGSMHMIADTKTLLEQRGFTEGANNHPGDFVVERAFVG, from the coding sequence ATGAACCAGATCATAAAGGGTGCGGAATTGGAGAGCGCAGTTCCTGCAAATGTCTTTGTAGAAACAGTAACGGAAGTGACCCATTTCACGGACCGTCTTTTCCGGTTCAAAATCTCGCGCCCAACAAGCTTCAGATTCCGCTCTGGTGAGTTTGTGATGATCGGTTTGATGATCGACGGCAAACCGCTGTTCCGTGCGTACTCTATTGCCAGCCCATCCTGGGATGAGGAATTGGAGTTTTTCTCCATCAAGGTTCCAGATGGTCCGCTGACCCAGCATCTGCAGAAGATCAAAGAAGGGGATCACATTCTTCTGAAAAAGAAATCCACTGGTACTCTCGTTCTTGATGCTTTGTCTCCGGCAAAGCGCCTTTACATGTTCTCATCCGGCACTGGCATAGCACCATTCGCTAGCCTGATCCGCGATCCGGAGACCTATGAAAAGTTTGAAGAAGTGATCTTGACCCACACCACGCGGGAGATATCCGAGCTGCGTTATGGAGAAGAGTTGGTTGCTGACATCACCAATGATCCGTTGATCGGCGAAGTCGCAGCAGGCAAACTGCATCTGTACAATTCTGTGACACGCGAACGCTTCAAACGGGAAGGGCGTATTACACACCTGATCGAAAGCGGCAAGCTCTTTGATGATCTCTCCGTACCACCACTGGATGTAGCAGAAGACCGGGCCATGATCTGCGGTTCCATGCACATGATTGCTGACACCAAAACACTGCTGGAACAGCGTGGCTTTACCGAAGGCGCCAACAACCATCCTGGTGATTTTGTTGTTGAACGTGCGTTCGTGGGCTAA
- a CDS encoding regulatory protein RecX: MGKKISSEYLRRAALHYLNRYSASEDSLRRVLKRKVERRAREAEEDPHEYYDLIEPVVAFCREHSFIDDLRFAKSKIRSGTVKGKSRSRIKLELSAKGVSGEHIQTAFDDEEHDDQRAAISYAKRRRLGPWRTKPKEERRDKELSSLVRAGFPYSLSQKIVDMTLEEAEDIIYAAVP; encoded by the coding sequence GTGGGCAAGAAAATATCATCTGAATATCTGCGCCGGGCAGCGCTACATTATCTCAACAGATATAGTGCGTCCGAAGACAGCCTGCGCCGTGTATTGAAGCGCAAAGTGGAGCGCCGCGCCAGGGAAGCAGAAGAAGATCCCCACGAGTATTATGACCTGATTGAGCCTGTGGTCGCGTTCTGCCGTGAGCACAGCTTCATTGACGACCTGCGCTTTGCTAAAAGCAAAATCAGGTCTGGCACAGTCAAAGGCAAGTCCAGGTCCCGCATAAAGCTGGAGCTTAGTGCAAAAGGTGTATCCGGTGAGCACATCCAAACTGCTTTTGATGATGAAGAGCACGACGACCAACGCGCTGCCATCTCTTATGCCAAACGCCGCAGACTAGGCCCATGGCGCACAAAGCCCAAAGAGGAGCGCCGTGACAAGGAACTCTCCAGTCTTGTACGGGCAGGATTTCCTTACTCCCTTTCCCAAAAAATCGTTGATATGACTTTGGAAGAGGCCGAAGACATCATATATGCCGCAGTGCCCTGA
- a CDS encoding TonB-dependent receptor plug domain-containing protein: MRNTSWIAATLKSGVALSALLSSTLISSANETELDDIIVIANRTETEAGKVGSTTHVVTEEDLKNDGATFVSEYLTKLPGISFSQNGGAGKTSALRIRGMSGYYTKILVDGVDIADPSGTQVEARLEHILLNDVERIEILKGSHSALYGGQAVGGVINIITKRAEPGTAKHNAAVESGSYGTVNASYGFQAATEKADIAVNVQRFHTDGFSAQTPKGGAADEDGYENLTFSAKGSVDVTDALNLYFVARGTDGHSEYDGFNNPDARNEQDYRQYIGKLGANFAWLDDRMTTDASFQIVDTTRKYYGDNPGTYKGDRYKFDVLNTFDATDEITLNFGGDWMHEDYAEYGSSRIFGGFVEAMVEPTEELSLSVSSRLDHHSRFGTYWSGRATTSYQLLEGTRFRSSFGNGFRAPSLNELFGKWGANPDLKPETSVSFDAGIDQEFLDGKVRLGATYFHVLTEDLIAYIGKYEQIDGLSRSQGAELSASWDVLDNLSFNAAYTYTWAVGPDKKRLRRVPLHDVNVGATYKPVDVLSLNLNTSYVSGIEDNGDLDDFVLVNAKAAYQYNDNLTFHVRGENLLDQDYERIKDYQTPGLSVYAGVSASF; the protein is encoded by the coding sequence GTGCGTAACACATCTTGGATCGCAGCTACCCTCAAGTCTGGTGTAGCTCTCTCAGCACTCCTCAGCTCAACCCTGATCTCCTCAGCAAATGAGACCGAGCTCGATGACATCATCGTCATCGCCAACAGAACGGAAACCGAAGCCGGCAAAGTTGGCTCCACAACCCACGTCGTCACCGAAGAAGACCTGAAAAACGACGGCGCTACGTTCGTCTCCGAATACCTGACTAAACTTCCGGGCATTTCCTTTTCGCAGAACGGTGGTGCCGGGAAAACAAGTGCTCTACGCATCCGTGGAATGAGCGGCTACTACACAAAAATCCTTGTTGATGGGGTCGATATTGCAGACCCATCTGGAACGCAAGTCGAAGCGCGTCTTGAGCACATTCTGTTAAACGATGTGGAGCGAATTGAGATCCTGAAAGGTTCGCATAGTGCTTTGTATGGCGGACAAGCTGTTGGTGGTGTCATCAACATCATTACCAAGCGCGCTGAGCCTGGCACTGCGAAACACAATGCTGCGGTGGAGAGCGGTAGTTACGGGACTGTGAATGCGTCCTACGGGTTTCAGGCTGCTACTGAAAAAGCAGACATTGCAGTTAATGTGCAGCGTTTCCATACCGATGGTTTCAGCGCGCAAACTCCCAAGGGTGGAGCTGCAGATGAAGACGGATATGAAAACCTGACCTTCTCTGCCAAAGGCTCCGTCGATGTTACAGATGCATTGAACTTATACTTTGTTGCTCGCGGTACGGATGGTCATAGCGAGTATGATGGCTTTAATAATCCTGATGCCCGCAACGAACAGGACTATCGCCAATATATCGGTAAACTGGGAGCTAATTTTGCTTGGTTGGATGACCGTATGACAACCGATGCTTCATTCCAAATTGTTGATACCACTCGTAAATACTACGGTGACAATCCTGGTACATATAAAGGCGATCGCTATAAGTTTGACGTGCTGAACACCTTCGATGCAACCGACGAAATCACGTTGAATTTTGGTGGCGACTGGATGCACGAGGATTATGCTGAATATGGCAGCAGTCGTATATTTGGTGGCTTTGTTGAAGCAATGGTTGAACCGACTGAGGAGCTTAGTCTCTCTGTGTCATCCCGTTTGGATCACCATTCTCGTTTTGGAACATACTGGTCTGGTCGCGCGACCACGTCTTACCAGTTGCTGGAAGGAACGCGCTTCCGTTCAAGTTTTGGTAATGGCTTCCGCGCACCTTCTCTCAACGAGTTATTCGGCAAATGGGGAGCAAATCCAGATCTGAAGCCAGAAACAAGTGTGAGCTTTGATGCTGGTATTGATCAGGAGTTCCTGGATGGCAAAGTGCGTCTGGGAGCAACTTACTTCCACGTACTGACTGAAGATCTCATCGCCTACATCGGCAAGTACGAACAGATCGACGGCTTGTCCCGCAGTCAGGGCGCAGAACTCTCCGCAAGCTGGGACGTACTCGATAACCTGAGTTTCAATGCTGCTTACACTTACACATGGGCTGTTGGGCCAGACAAAAAACGTCTGCGCCGTGTGCCGCTGCATGACGTAAATGTAGGGGCGACTTACAAGCCGGTGGATGTGCTCTCTCTCAACCTCAACACCAGTTATGTCTCTGGTATTGAAGACAACGGAGATCTCGACGATTTCGTCTTGGTTAATGCTAAAGCGGCTTATCAGTACAATGATAATCTGACATTCCACGTCCGCGGCGAGAACCTGTTGGATCAGGATTATGAGCGGATCAAGGATTATCAGACGCCGGGCCTTTCCGTTTACGCTGGTGTTAGCGCCAGTTTCTGA
- a CDS encoding FecCD family ABC transporter permease: protein MTKHPDAPLIVILSLIAITLFLTSLMIGAADLTIAQLIEAAFAAEKTPVSIVFWEIRVPRALLGVITGATLGLSGAVLQGLLRNPLAEPGLIGVSSSASLGAVIAIYTGLTITMPYALPAFALLGAAIAAVLLPMLAGGRGQTLTLILAGVAISSIATALTSLALNLSPNPFAAMEIVFWMLGSLNDRSMQHLYIIAPFIVVGWALLLITGKGLNALSLGEETAHTMGVSLPRLRFCAIAGTAASVGAVTAVTGTIGFIGLIVPHLLRKMVGGEPQRLLIPSAIAGACLLTLADITVKLFGPQSNLKLGVLTAIVGAPFFLWLIIKQRRALI from the coding sequence ATGACAAAGCATCCTGATGCCCCGCTGATCGTAATACTCAGCCTGATCGCAATCACGCTGTTCCTGACCTCTCTCATGATCGGCGCCGCTGATCTGACAATCGCGCAGCTCATCGAAGCAGCTTTTGCTGCCGAGAAGACACCAGTTTCCATCGTCTTCTGGGAGATCCGTGTCCCGCGAGCTCTGTTAGGGGTGATCACCGGCGCAACGCTTGGCCTGTCCGGAGCAGTCCTCCAAGGCCTATTGCGCAACCCACTTGCAGAGCCGGGCCTGATCGGCGTCAGCTCCTCCGCCAGCCTTGGCGCCGTCATTGCAATCTACACCGGCCTGACCATCACCATGCCTTACGCACTCCCAGCTTTCGCGCTGCTGGGGGCTGCGATTGCTGCTGTTTTGCTGCCCATGTTGGCAGGGGGAAGAGGTCAGACGCTGACACTGATCCTTGCAGGCGTCGCCATTTCCAGCATCGCTACTGCGCTGACGTCTCTGGCTCTCAACCTGTCTCCAAACCCATTCGCAGCCATGGAAATCGTGTTCTGGATGCTTGGTTCGCTGAATGACCGATCCATGCAGCACCTCTACATCATTGCTCCGTTTATCGTAGTGGGTTGGGCACTGTTGCTCATCACCGGCAAGGGACTCAATGCCCTGTCGCTAGGTGAAGAAACAGCTCACACTATGGGCGTCTCACTGCCTCGCCTGCGCTTCTGTGCCATTGCCGGCACCGCAGCCAGTGTCGGTGCTGTGACAGCGGTAACCGGCACCATCGGCTTTATTGGCCTGATCGTCCCGCATTTGCTGCGCAAGATGGTGGGAGGAGAGCCACAACGCCTTCTCATTCCAAGTGCAATCGCAGGTGCTTGCCTGCTAACCCTTGCTGATATCACGGTAAAGCTCTTCGGCCCTCAGTCCAACCTGAAGCTGGGTGTTCTGACGGCCATCGTCGGGGCGCCGTTCTTCCTCTGGCTGATCATCAAACAGCGGAGGGCGTTGATCTGA
- a CDS encoding formate--tetrahydrofolate ligase: MKDIEIARASDMKPIARIAQNLEIPEDALEPYGRFKAKVNLDEMPEVNSRPHGKLILVTAVSPTPAGEGKTTTTVGLGDALNRIGLKTTICLREPSLGPCFGMKGGAAGGGYAQVVPMEDINLHFTGDLHAITAAHNLLSAMIDNHIYWGNAENIDQRRIVWRRVVDINDRSLRSITTGLGGVSNGYPSESGYDITVASEVMAVLCLAENLQDLQDRLGRLLIAYRKDKTPVYCRDLKADGAMTALLKDAFRPNLVQTLENNPAFIHGGPFANIAHGCNSVIATKTALRLSDYVVTEAGFGADLGAEKFFNIKCRQAGLTPNAVVVVATVRALKMHGGVAKNALTEENIDALEKGMSNLERHVKNCQSYGVPVIVAINRYGPDTDQEIASIMQRMEKLGVKAIPCTHWANGSKGTEQLATSVSEILQTTEPDFKHLYEDDLGLWKKIRRICKKIYGASKVTCDQSVKDQLKAYEEQGYGHLSVCMAKTPYSFSTDPSLLGAPTDYSIHVRAVRLSAGAGFIVALTGDIMVMPGLPRHPAAETIGLDENGQVEGLF; encoded by the coding sequence ATGAAAGATATTGAAATTGCCCGCGCATCAGACATGAAACCAATTGCGCGTATCGCTCAAAATCTGGAGATCCCGGAGGATGCTCTTGAGCCCTATGGTCGCTTCAAGGCCAAAGTGAACCTGGATGAGATGCCAGAGGTGAACAGCCGGCCACATGGAAAACTCATACTTGTGACTGCTGTTTCCCCAACTCCTGCAGGTGAAGGTAAAACAACGACAACCGTTGGATTGGGCGACGCACTGAATCGCATTGGCCTGAAAACAACCATTTGCCTGCGTGAACCTTCTCTTGGCCCTTGCTTTGGCATGAAGGGCGGCGCTGCTGGTGGTGGTTATGCGCAGGTGGTGCCGATGGAGGATATCAATCTTCATTTCACTGGCGATCTGCATGCGATCACTGCAGCCCATAACCTGCTTTCGGCAATGATCGATAACCACATCTATTGGGGTAATGCGGAGAATATTGATCAACGCCGCATCGTTTGGCGTCGCGTGGTGGACATCAATGATCGTTCACTGCGGTCCATCACTACTGGCCTTGGTGGTGTGAGCAATGGATATCCAAGCGAGTCTGGCTATGACATCACCGTTGCCTCTGAAGTGATGGCGGTGCTGTGCTTGGCAGAGAACCTGCAGGATCTTCAGGACCGACTTGGCCGACTGCTGATTGCCTATCGCAAAGACAAGACACCTGTTTACTGCCGTGACCTGAAAGCTGATGGTGCGATGACGGCTCTGCTGAAAGATGCTTTCCGCCCTAATCTGGTGCAAACGCTAGAGAACAATCCGGCCTTTATTCATGGCGGCCCGTTTGCGAACATCGCGCATGGCTGTAACTCCGTGATCGCGACCAAGACAGCCTTGCGACTTTCTGATTATGTGGTGACAGAGGCAGGTTTCGGCGCGGATCTTGGTGCGGAGAAGTTCTTCAACATCAAATGCCGTCAGGCTGGTTTGACACCCAATGCGGTGGTGGTTGTGGCAACTGTGCGTGCCTTGAAGATGCATGGCGGCGTTGCCAAGAATGCCTTGACCGAAGAGAACATTGATGCGCTTGAGAAAGGCATGAGCAATCTGGAGCGTCACGTCAAAAACTGCCAGAGCTATGGCGTGCCTGTAATCGTTGCCATCAACCGATATGGTCCTGATACGGATCAGGAAATCGCCAGTATTATGCAGCGTATGGAAAAACTTGGTGTAAAGGCCATTCCGTGCACACACTGGGCCAATGGTTCCAAAGGCACTGAGCAACTCGCAACTTCAGTTTCTGAAATCCTGCAGACAACTGAGCCTGACTTCAAACATCTTTATGAGGATGATCTGGGCCTTTGGAAAAAAATCCGCCGCATTTGTAAGAAGATTTACGGTGCATCCAAAGTCACTTGCGATCAGTCAGTGAAGGATCAGCTGAAGGCCTATGAAGAGCAAGGCTACGGGCATCTCTCCGTTTGCATGGCGAAGACACCCTACTCCTTCTCGACCGATCCATCCTTGCTCGGGGCACCTACCGACTACAGCATTCATGTACGAGCCGTTAGGCTTTCTGCGGGTGCTGGGTTCATCGTGGCTCTAACGGGTGACATCATGGTGATGCCGGGTCTGCCGCGCCATCCAGCTGCGGAAACTATTGGACTTGATGAGAACGGCCAAGTTGAAGGGCTGTTCTAA
- a CDS encoding heparin lyase I family protein, whose amino-acid sequence MPGSDRHQTIRKHSLLISALAGVSLLILPTAVTANDRTPTYEPSEKQDVIVTPEQGGGLHVDQMRQTKCAVIIDDFDEYPSPENWDIHRMNKPENFQIESEVVRDGGHALAITVFGDDELDSEGNLKNELWEARQKRCDFGDEVWYSFSFKIDGTVWPAGSTRWVIGQWKEDSGGSPFLAQRFDNGVFHITVQHNDTRKLVAQAEGSYQQDFKGFSREFQQMLSLDRQGFRNRNDATRTSDEFLGSGLTLEELKKAIETQDTSKFPFLADPQTYSDYPGIKIELSDDPVLPDPTDGWVDMRYRVKGSRVGQGIIEIWANDRFIARVTGYIGNDEFAGNTQYFKFGHYRDYDRDDLQSTVYLDRFRRGPHRSDVD is encoded by the coding sequence ATGCCGGGGTCAGATCGACATCAAACCATCAGAAAACACAGTCTGCTGATTTCTGCGCTTGCCGGAGTGAGCCTGCTGATTTTGCCAACAGCCGTCACGGCGAATGATCGAACACCTACATATGAGCCCTCCGAAAAACAGGATGTCATAGTTACACCTGAGCAAGGTGGTGGTCTGCATGTTGACCAGATGCGTCAAACCAAGTGCGCTGTTATCATCGATGACTTCGACGAGTATCCTAGCCCGGAAAACTGGGACATCCACCGGATGAACAAGCCGGAAAACTTTCAGATCGAAAGCGAAGTAGTGCGCGATGGCGGCCATGCACTGGCAATTACAGTCTTCGGTGATGATGAGCTGGATTCGGAAGGCAATCTCAAAAATGAACTTTGGGAGGCACGCCAGAAGCGTTGTGATTTCGGAGATGAGGTTTGGTACTCGTTTAGCTTTAAAATCGATGGAACTGTCTGGCCTGCGGGCTCAACCCGATGGGTGATCGGCCAATGGAAAGAAGATTCCGGCGGAAGTCCATTCCTTGCGCAGCGGTTTGATAACGGCGTCTTTCATATAACGGTGCAGCACAACGATACGCGCAAGTTGGTCGCACAGGCTGAAGGCAGCTATCAGCAGGATTTCAAAGGCTTCTCGCGTGAGTTCCAGCAAATGCTGAGTTTGGATCGTCAGGGCTTTCGTAACAGAAATGATGCGACCCGCACCTCAGACGAATTCCTTGGCAGTGGGCTCACTCTGGAAGAGCTGAAGAAGGCGATTGAAACGCAGGACACCTCCAAGTTCCCGTTTCTGGCTGATCCACAAACCTATTCAGATTACCCCGGCATCAAGATCGAACTCTCCGACGATCCCGTGCTGCCAGACCCCACTGACGGCTGGGTGGATATGCGCTATCGGGTGAAGGGAAGCCGTGTCGGGCAGGGAATAATCGAGATCTGGGCCAATGACAGGTTCATTGCCCGTGTCACCGGTTACATTGGCAATGATGAGTTTGCCGGTAATACCCAATACTTCAAGTTTGGGCATTACCGGGATTATGACCGCGATGATCTGCAATCAACCGTCTATCTGGACCGTTTTCGAAGAGGCCCTCATCGGTCAGATGTAGATTAG
- a CDS encoding EAL domain-containing protein: MSRHYFVFVRAILVALGLALLPLLIGNMILENFAMHQARNEMNAIADRYISRSEAAISDVVEVLRQMQVKGLTSCTRQNQGEFEKTLSENVIINAIGIVDHRGVPMCYVPAQVRRGNSILPALKPDAPRVGIGMSWMEYQGIRTALVSWKLRNGWRLVANISPTVLAIEPGPDYLRHASEIEVRLGRDHVWVNPANSNLPVIMGSNFIEEFAASTIYPINVRIRSDRNAVMSLVGELKIVAVIACSGIAIFLIALGVWLSWKPEKDAEDDFVASIRNNEFIPYYQPVVDIVTGELQGCEMLMRWQLPNGKMVSPGQFMTYAETSGHIFEMTRSIMRQSIDDLGELYSKHPELKLSVNLFAGHFNDRSIVDDLLDIYEDSPIALNQVVMEVTERQPLEDIDLARKIIAELQAHGIRVALDDVGTGHGGLAYLQKLGMDIVKIDKMFIDPLGSEENAFRLVDAIAELADTMNMGIIAEGVEKYEQIVLLRELGVSSAQGYIFSKPLPARKYLEFAEDIFTDRRNPVKVLEEKKEASDAALEQVASQDSTN, translated from the coding sequence GTGTCTCGCCATTATTTCGTATTTGTCCGCGCAATTTTGGTTGCTTTGGGATTGGCGCTTCTGCCACTGCTCATCGGAAATATGATCCTTGAGAACTTCGCGATGCATCAGGCGCGCAACGAGATGAACGCGATTGCAGACCGGTATATCTCTCGCAGTGAAGCAGCAATCTCCGATGTGGTGGAAGTTCTGCGCCAGATGCAGGTGAAAGGCCTGACGTCCTGTACCCGCCAAAATCAGGGCGAGTTTGAAAAGACGCTTTCAGAAAACGTCATCATCAACGCTATTGGCATCGTGGATCATCGCGGTGTGCCCATGTGTTATGTGCCAGCTCAGGTACGCCGCGGAAACAGCATTCTGCCGGCTCTAAAGCCGGATGCTCCGCGCGTTGGGATCGGCATGTCTTGGATGGAGTATCAGGGCATCCGCACAGCGCTGGTCTCTTGGAAACTACGCAATGGCTGGCGTTTGGTTGCTAACATCTCTCCAACCGTTCTGGCTATTGAACCGGGTCCTGACTATCTGCGCCACGCCTCCGAAATCGAAGTGCGTCTTGGCCGCGACCACGTCTGGGTGAACCCGGCCAACAGCAATCTGCCGGTGATCATGGGCAGTAACTTCATCGAAGAGTTTGCAGCCTCCACCATCTATCCAATTAATGTGCGCATCAGAAGCGACCGTAATGCCGTCATGAGCCTCGTTGGAGAGCTCAAAATCGTTGCTGTGATCGCCTGTTCTGGTATTGCCATCTTCCTCATTGCTCTAGGGGTCTGGCTCTCCTGGAAGCCGGAGAAGGACGCAGAAGACGACTTTGTCGCCTCCATCCGCAATAACGAGTTCATTCCGTACTACCAACCCGTCGTTGATATCGTGACAGGTGAGTTGCAGGGCTGTGAGATGTTGATGAGATGGCAGCTCCCCAACGGAAAAATGGTATCTCCAGGTCAGTTTATGACCTATGCGGAAACCTCGGGTCACATCTTCGAGATGACCCGCAGCATCATGCGTCAGTCTATTGATGATCTGGGAGAACTTTATTCTAAGCACCCGGAACTCAAACTGTCCGTGAACCTGTTTGCAGGCCACTTCAACGATCGCTCTATCGTAGATGACCTTCTTGACATCTACGAGGACTCTCCAATCGCGCTCAACCAGGTGGTGATGGAGGTGACTGAACGCCAGCCTCTGGAAGATATTGATCTAGCCAGAAAAATCATAGCAGAGCTGCAGGCGCACGGCATTCGCGTTGCACTGGATGATGTGGGAACCGGTCACGGCGGTCTGGCATACCTGCAAAAGCTTGGCATGGATATCGTCAAGATCGATAAGATGTTCATCGACCCACTGGGCAGCGAAGAAAACGCATTCCGTCTGGTTGATGCTATAGCTGAACTGGCTGATACCATGAACATGGGCATCATCGCTGAGGGCGTAGAGAAGTACGAGCAAATCGTGCTGCTACGCGAGCTCGGCGTATCTTCCGCGCAGGGTTACATCTTCTCCAAGCCACTTCCTGCTCGCAAGTACCTTGAGTTTGCGGAAGATATCTTCACAGATCGTCGCAATCCGGTGAAGGTTCTGGAAGAGAAGAAAGAAGCCTCAGACGCTGCATTAGAGCAAGTCGCGTCTCAGGACAGCACCAATTAA
- a CDS encoding DMT family transporter, with protein sequence MFLFEVAALGAAATWAIGGLISAKPAAHLGAIGFNCVRMWFVVLFLGAYVFATGTWNTVDSSHASLIFLSGFIGIFMGDTLLFLTLNRMGPRRTAILFSMNAPMSALLGWLFLSEELSLQALIGIACVLVGVILAIAFGKRKDQLHKWEAIRGPVVVGVLFGTLAALSQSVGSIIIRPVMESGADPVAISLMRCTIAAFGLLALFYLPGRPFRLANPINKEIVALASLSGMLGMGIGMTLILYALSGGEVGIVSTLSATTPAMMLPVLWWQTKEFPAIGAWIGALLVIVGCALIFMS encoded by the coding sequence ATGTTTTTATTCGAAGTTGCCGCGCTCGGTGCTGCTGCCACCTGGGCCATCGGTGGTCTCATTTCTGCAAAGCCTGCTGCGCATTTAGGAGCCATCGGCTTCAACTGTGTGCGTATGTGGTTTGTTGTTCTGTTTCTGGGGGCCTATGTGTTTGCAACCGGCACCTGGAACACTGTTGATTCTAGCCATGCATCACTCATCTTCTTGTCTGGCTTTATCGGCATCTTCATGGGCGACACACTGCTGTTCCTCACTCTCAATCGCATGGGGCCGCGCCGTACCGCCATTCTGTTTTCCATGAACGCACCCATGTCAGCTCTGCTGGGCTGGTTGTTCTTGTCCGAAGAGCTGTCTCTGCAAGCCCTAATCGGCATTGCCTGTGTTCTTGTTGGCGTTATCCTCGCCATCGCATTTGGAAAGCGCAAAGACCAGCTGCATAAATGGGAAGCAATCAGAGGTCCGGTCGTGGTCGGTGTCCTCTTCGGCACTTTGGCGGCTCTCTCCCAGTCCGTAGGCTCAATCATCATCCGACCTGTCATGGAAAGCGGTGCTGACCCTGTCGCGATCTCTCTCATGCGCTGCACCATCGCTGCGTTCGGCTTGCTGGCACTGTTCTACCTGCCAGGCCGTCCATTCCGCCTTGCAAACCCAATCAACAAAGAGATCGTCGCACTCGCATCCTTGTCCGGTATGCTTGGCATGGGCATTGGCATGACCTTGATCCTTTATGCGCTCAGCGGTGGTGAAGTGGGCATCGTCTCTACGCTTTCCGCAACAACGCCAGCAATGATGCTGCCGGTTCTCTGGTGGCAGACCAAAGAGTTCCCAGCCATCGGCGCATGGATCGGCGCACTGCTCGTTATTGTTGGCTGTGCACTGATCTTCATGAGTTAA
- a CDS encoding ABC transporter substrate-binding protein, translated as MRNKIKKIMQTALLMTLVVSPAAARADESGVSAPKRVVSMNLCTDQFSMLLAGEGELISVSRLASDPTLSVMSEEAKAYPINFGGAEEIYLMNPDLVIAGTYTNQTTVQMLRGLGITVVQVPPVRTIPDIAKELRRLGKVLGQEQKAETLASRFEATVQRFVEAQPFEKARAGVYYANGYTAGDGSLVNELITTAGLQNIANNLGLKGTSKLPLELLILEDPQLLVEGTQFSDKPALAFELLAHPALKRTLGNSGRVLVEDKYTICGLPFVAEAIEKLANQSKRLGAQAE; from the coding sequence ATGCGAAATAAGATCAAAAAGATCATGCAGACCGCGCTGCTGATGACGCTGGTTGTCAGCCCGGCAGCGGCCCGGGCAGATGAAAGCGGAGTGAGTGCACCCAAGCGGGTTGTATCCATGAACCTGTGTACGGACCAGTTCTCCATGCTGTTGGCGGGAGAAGGGGAACTCATCTCAGTTTCCAGATTGGCATCAGACCCAACGCTCTCGGTTATGAGTGAAGAGGCGAAGGCCTATCCGATCAACTTTGGCGGGGCCGAAGAGATCTACTTGATGAACCCGGATCTGGTGATCGCAGGCACCTATACCAATCAAACCACCGTGCAGATGCTACGCGGCCTTGGCATCACCGTGGTGCAGGTTCCGCCGGTGCGCACCATCCCGGATATTGCCAAGGAACTCCGTCGTCTTGGTAAAGTGCTGGGACAGGAGCAAAAAGCTGAGACGCTGGCTAGTCGGTTTGAGGCTACTGTTCAGCGTTTTGTGGAAGCGCAGCCCTTTGAAAAAGCACGGGCAGGGGTCTACTACGCCAACGGCTACACCGCTGGCGATGGCAGCCTTGTCAATGAGCTGATCACGACAGCAGGCCTGCAGAACATCGCTAATAACCTCGGCCTGAAAGGCACCAGCAAACTGCCGCTTGAACTGCTGATCCTGGAAGACCCGCAGTTGCTTGTTGAGGGAACTCAGTTCTCCGACAAACCTGCATTGGCATTTGAGCTGCTGGCTCATCCGGCCTTAAAACGAACACTCGGCAACAGTGGACGCGTTTTGGTGGAAGACAAGTACACCATTTGCGGCCTGCCGTTCGTCGCTGAAGCCATAGAGAAACTGGCTAATCAATCCAAACGCTTGGGGGCACAAGCTGAATGA